The following proteins are co-located in the Ensifer sp. WSM1721 genome:
- a CDS encoding LpxI family protein: MAARDLPQSKGRLAIIAGAGALPHHVAEAARRQGEDPFIIALSSEADADWAGFDHSILGIGDFAAISGTFQAEGVDRVVLSGAVRRRPEWRDIRPTLKTLAKVPSILRTLMSGGDDAVLRMVIELIEASGARVIGAHEVVPNLLADTGPIGAHAPTAEDRRDIEAAIAAANALGALDVGQGAVAVGGRVVALEGAEGTDAMLARVAALKVDGRISARRRGVLVKLCKPQQDERADLPSIGPSTVAGAAAAGLAGIAVEAGRALVLERSRVTEAADKEGLFILGVERDGRGGQG, encoded by the coding sequence GTGGCGGCTCGCGACCTGCCGCAGTCGAAAGGCAGGTTGGCAATCATTGCCGGCGCTGGCGCGCTTCCCCACCACGTCGCCGAGGCGGCCCGCCGACAGGGAGAAGACCCGTTCATCATTGCACTGTCGAGCGAGGCCGATGCCGACTGGGCCGGTTTTGACCATTCGATCCTCGGGATCGGCGACTTCGCTGCGATCAGCGGAACCTTTCAGGCGGAGGGCGTCGACCGCGTCGTGCTCTCCGGTGCGGTCCGGCGACGGCCGGAATGGCGCGATATCCGTCCGACATTGAAGACGCTGGCCAAGGTGCCGAGTATTTTGCGCACCTTGATGTCCGGCGGGGACGACGCGGTGCTGCGCATGGTGATCGAGCTGATCGAAGCGAGCGGTGCCCGCGTCATCGGCGCGCACGAGGTCGTGCCCAATCTTCTTGCCGACACCGGCCCCATTGGTGCGCATGCGCCGACAGCGGAGGACAGGCGCGACATCGAGGCCGCGATTGCCGCCGCCAATGCGCTGGGCGCGCTCGATGTCGGTCAAGGTGCCGTTGCAGTGGGCGGCCGGGTGGTTGCGCTGGAGGGCGCCGAAGGCACCGACGCCATGCTGGCGAGAGTCGCGGCACTGAAAGTCGACGGCCGGATTTCGGCCCGCCGCCGCGGCGTTCTCGTCAAGCTCTGCAAACCGCAGCAGGACGAGCGCGCGGATCTGCCGTCAATCGGGCCTTCGACGGTTGCAGGCGCCGCAGCGGCCGGTCTTGCCGGTATCGCCGTCGAAGCGGGGCGTGCACTCGTTCTCGAGCGATCGCGTGTCACGGAGGCTGCGGACAAAGAAGGCCTCTTCATTCTCGGCGTCGAGCGCGACGGACGCGGGGGACAGGGATGA
- the lpxA gene encoding acyl-ACP--UDP-N-acetylglucosamine O-acyltransferase — protein sequence MRMIASSAKIHPSSVIEDGAVIGENVTIGPLCHIGPKVVLGDDVELLSHVVVIGRTTVGKRTKIFPGAVIGGDSQSAHHSALNTTLTIGENCTIREGVTMNTGTVEHGGTTIVGNNNLFLAYSHVAHDCRLGNNIILSNNVMLAGHVTVEDRAILGGGSAVHQFTRVGRQAFIGGLSAVSYDVIPYGMLNGNPGVLSGLNVVGMTRAGIDRQTIHKVRRCYKQIFEGPESVRANAAAVRNEYLDCPPALEILDFIAADSERALSSPNRGGKG from the coding sequence CTGAGAATGATAGCATCAAGTGCAAAGATCCACCCGTCGTCGGTCATCGAGGACGGCGCAGTGATCGGCGAGAACGTAACGATCGGCCCGCTTTGCCATATCGGGCCGAAAGTCGTTCTCGGAGATGACGTTGAGCTCTTGAGCCACGTCGTCGTCATCGGCCGTACGACCGTCGGCAAGCGGACGAAAATCTTCCCGGGTGCCGTCATCGGCGGCGATTCGCAGAGCGCTCACCACAGCGCATTGAACACGACGCTGACGATCGGCGAGAACTGCACGATCCGCGAAGGCGTGACCATGAACACGGGCACGGTGGAACACGGCGGCACAACCATCGTCGGCAACAACAACCTGTTCCTCGCCTATTCGCACGTTGCGCATGATTGCCGCCTCGGAAACAACATCATCCTGTCCAACAACGTGATGCTCGCAGGCCACGTCACGGTGGAGGATCGCGCCATTCTCGGCGGCGGTTCGGCGGTTCATCAGTTCACCCGCGTCGGCCGTCAGGCCTTCATCGGCGGACTTTCGGCAGTGAGCTACGATGTCATTCCCTATGGCATGCTCAACGGCAATCCAGGCGTCCTGAGCGGCCTCAACGTCGTTGGCATGACGCGCGCGGGCATCGATCGCCAGACGATCCACAAGGTTCGGCGGTGCTACAAGCAGATCTTCGAAGGGCCTGAGTCGGTTCGCGCAAATGCGGCCGCAGTTCGCAACGAATATCTTGATTGCCCCCCGGCACTCGAGATCCTCGATTTCATTGCCGCAGATAGCGAGCGCGCGCTCTCCTCGCCGAACCGCGGCGGCAAGGGTTGA
- a CDS encoding protein-L-isoaspartate O-methyltransferase, translating to MNFEAARIKMVDNQIRTTDVTSHSVLSAFLSVPREEFVPAKMRELAYIDADIELAGGPQRRYLMEPSPLAKLLQLAEISKSDVVLEIGCGTGYASALLSLLAGSVVALESDGTLAASATETLVRLGYDNVAVVAGDLEKGYAAEAPYDVIFINGAVEIIPAALFEQLRDGGRLVAVEGFGNASRAKLYVRESGRTSERADFNTAVKPLPGFRREQSFVF from the coding sequence ATGAACTTCGAAGCAGCGCGCATTAAGATGGTGGACAATCAGATCCGGACGACGGATGTGACTTCCCACTCCGTCCTGTCTGCTTTCCTGTCCGTCCCGCGCGAGGAGTTCGTGCCCGCCAAGATGCGGGAGCTGGCCTATATCGATGCGGATATCGAGCTCGCCGGCGGTCCTCAGCGGCGTTACCTAATGGAGCCCTCACCATTGGCGAAACTCCTGCAGCTTGCCGAGATTTCGAAGTCGGACGTCGTCCTCGAAATCGGTTGCGGCACCGGCTACGCGTCGGCATTGCTGTCGCTGCTCGCCGGCTCCGTCGTGGCGCTGGAGAGCGACGGGACGCTGGCCGCCAGTGCTACTGAAACGCTGGTTCGCCTGGGCTACGACAATGTTGCGGTGGTGGCCGGCGATCTCGAGAAGGGATATGCGGCAGAAGCTCCCTACGACGTGATTTTCATTAACGGCGCCGTCGAGATCATACCTGCGGCTCTGTTCGAGCAGCTTCGCGATGGCGGCCGTCTCGTCGCCGTTGAAGGGTTTGGTAACGCATCGCGTGCGAAACTCTATGTGCGCGAATCGGGTAGGACGTCGGAGCGAGCGGACTTCAACACCGCCGTGAAGCCGCTCCCCGGATTCCGCCGCGAGCAGTCTTTTGTGTTTTGA
- the exbB gene encoding tonB-system energizer ExbB, protein MANRIRPKSNLLLATTLAVFLAGPAGTCFAQTAQQPAAAVAEQPATPTGTANAPGLDQPNAAPAAPAQPEATEMTAAGGEPILPHDLSPVGMFLAADIVVKGVMVALALASVVTWAIFVVKTLELAHAKSRLKRAVEILTGANGLAELEQKLERRAGVAADMVAAAIDEMARSEAVLDHAPAAGIRERVSSLLGRIETRAGKRMSAGTGILASIGSVGPFVGLFGTVWGIMNSFIGISKAQTTNLAIVAPGIAEALLATAIGLVAAIPAVVIYNYFARSVGGYKLVLADAAAAVERLVSRDLDHCQVRRTQPRREGSFAHGNDASIARIG, encoded by the coding sequence ATGGCGAACCGGATCCGGCCGAAGTCGAACCTGTTGCTGGCTACGACGCTGGCTGTTTTCCTCGCCGGCCCGGCCGGGACCTGCTTTGCGCAAACGGCGCAACAGCCCGCAGCCGCAGTTGCCGAGCAGCCGGCCACGCCGACCGGAACGGCGAACGCTCCCGGTCTCGATCAGCCCAATGCAGCGCCTGCGGCGCCTGCCCAGCCTGAGGCTACCGAGATGACGGCTGCGGGGGGCGAGCCGATCCTTCCACACGACCTTTCGCCGGTCGGCATGTTTCTCGCGGCCGACATCGTCGTCAAAGGAGTAATGGTGGCGCTGGCGCTGGCCTCCGTCGTCACCTGGGCGATTTTCGTCGTGAAGACGCTGGAGCTCGCTCACGCGAAATCGCGGCTCAAGCGCGCGGTCGAGATCCTGACTGGAGCAAACGGGCTGGCCGAATTGGAGCAGAAACTTGAACGCCGGGCCGGCGTAGCCGCCGACATGGTCGCCGCGGCAATCGACGAAATGGCGCGCTCGGAGGCTGTCCTGGACCATGCGCCGGCAGCCGGCATCAGAGAACGCGTCTCTTCGCTCTTGGGCCGCATCGAGACTCGTGCCGGAAAGCGCATGAGCGCAGGCACAGGAATTCTTGCATCGATCGGTTCCGTCGGCCCGTTCGTGGGCCTCTTCGGTACGGTTTGGGGGATCATGAATTCCTTCATCGGTATCAGCAAGGCTCAGACGACCAACCTCGCGATCGTCGCGCCTGGTATCGCCGAGGCACTGCTGGCAACGGCAATCGGTCTGGTCGCAGCGATCCCGGCCGTGGTGATCTACAACTATTTCGCCCGTTCGGTGGGGGGCTACAAGCTGGTGCTGGCCGATGCCGCGGCGGCTGTTGAAAGGCTGGTAAGCCGTGATCTCGATCACTGCCAGGTCCGCCGGACGCAGCCACGCCGGGAGGGCAGCTTCGCCCACGGCAACGATGCTTCGATAGCCAGGATCGGGTGA
- the gltA gene encoding citrate synthase produces the protein MSEKSATVTIGGKSADLPVRSGSIGPDVVDIGSLYKQMKMFTYDPGFTSTASCESKITYIDGDEGVLLHRGYPIEQLAEHGDFLEVCYLLLYGELPTKAQKADFDYRVTHHTMIHEQMSRFFTGFRRDAHPMAVMCGCVGALSAFYHDSTDITDPHQRMVASLRMIAKMPTIAAMAYKYHIGQPFVYPKNDLDYASNFLRMCFAVPCEEYVVNPVLARAMDRIFILHADHEQNASTSTVRLAGSSGANPFACIAAGIACLWGPAHGGANEAALNMLAEIGTVDRIPEYIAKAKDKNDPFRLMGFGHRVYKNYDPRAKIMQKTTHEVLAELGHKDDPLLEVAMELERIALTDEYFIEKKLYPNIDFYSGITLKALGFPTTMFTVLFALARTVGWIAQWNEMIEDPEQRIGRPRQLYVGAPLRDYVPLSKR, from the coding sequence ATGTCAGAGAAAAGCGCGACAGTAACAATTGGCGGCAAATCGGCGGACCTGCCAGTGCGATCGGGATCGATCGGTCCGGACGTCGTGGACATCGGTTCGCTCTACAAGCAGATGAAGATGTTCACCTACGATCCGGGCTTCACGTCGACGGCATCGTGCGAATCCAAGATCACCTATATCGACGGCGACGAGGGTGTGCTCCTCCATCGTGGCTATCCGATCGAGCAGCTCGCCGAGCACGGCGACTTCCTCGAGGTCTGCTATCTGTTGCTTTACGGCGAACTGCCGACAAAGGCCCAAAAGGCCGACTTCGATTACCGCGTCACGCATCACACGATGATCCACGAGCAGATGTCGCGGTTCTTCACCGGGTTCCGTCGCGACGCCCATCCGATGGCCGTCATGTGCGGCTGTGTCGGCGCTCTCTCGGCCTTCTATCACGACTCGACCGACATCACCGATCCGCATCAGCGCATGGTTGCATCGCTGCGCATGATCGCCAAGATGCCGACGATCGCCGCGATGGCCTACAAATACCATATCGGCCAGCCCTTCGTTTATCCGAAGAACGATCTCGACTACGCCTCGAACTTCCTGCGCATGTGCTTTGCCGTGCCCTGTGAGGAATATGTCGTGAACCCGGTTCTGGCACGCGCCATGGACCGCATCTTCATCCTGCACGCCGACCACGAGCAGAATGCATCGACGTCGACCGTCCGCCTTGCCGGCTCCTCGGGTGCGAACCCCTTCGCCTGCATCGCCGCCGGTATCGCCTGCCTCTGGGGCCCGGCCCACGGCGGCGCCAATGAAGCGGCGCTCAACATGCTCGCCGAAATCGGCACGGTCGATCGCATTCCGGAATATATCGCGAAGGCAAAAGACAAGAACGACCCGTTCCGTCTCATGGGCTTCGGGCATCGGGTGTACAAGAACTACGACCCGCGCGCGAAGATCATGCAGAAGACGACGCATGAAGTCCTCGCCGAGCTCGGCCACAAGGACGACCCGCTGCTGGAAGTCGCCATGGAACTCGAACGCATCGCACTGACGGACGAGTACTTCATTGAGAAGAAGCTCTATCCGAACATCGACTTCTATTCCGGCATCACGCTGAAGGCGCTGGGCTTCCCCACCACCATGTTCACGGTGCTCTTTGCGCTCGCACGCACTGTCGGCTGGATCGCCCAGTGGAACGAAATGATCGAGGACCCGGAGCAGCGCATCGGCCGTCCGCGCCAGCTCTATGTCGGCGCGCCGCTGCGCGACTACGTGCCGCTCTCCAAGCGCTGA
- a CDS encoding ComEC/Rec2 family competence protein: MGEGQAQAVARDEERSAWRLLDDNAPVPTADLAVQGAALRSPPVRYGLIIRRRTVRAATSISRSMRAAAAEEQEFGHGFVLIPVLLALGALAWFDLPGTVRIAELAALLCVFGMSTLLCRGDFRRWRPFALAPALFTAGMLLAAAETARLDTVILDGPVTTNVRGTVISREPDDKGRWRYLVEIQETSGPRLRRPPARATLLARSRHEPFQVGAALEGKARLSPPSGPALPGLNDFAFDAYFKGVGAVGFFYGAPRVPAESMVAERQQSSLPARTSAFLTMMREAAGNRIRAAIGGDTGAIAAALVTGEERAISRETVEALRAAGLSHVLAISGLNMVLAAGTFLIGARTLLSFVPGVAERFPIKKIAAAGALLMVFLYILISGGAVSALRSWIMISIMLVAVFFDRISISLRNVALAALVIITWKPSAVAGPGFQMSFAATLALVAGYARWRDHRAKDREANTKRGGWGAASSLATGIVATSVIGGLATAVYAAAHFHRLPAYGLAANIAAAPLISVLVMPFALFAMLLMPFGLEHYPLMVMGQALDWMLSVARYVASLDGEWMTGRVGNASFFLVAFGGVLLCVLRTRLALAGAGLILLGGSAIALERNVERPSIAISEDGQLVGLIAGGTIATNRSRPPEFVFSQWQRALAARDHTAPLEIPAIGPERTGAPKLVRQPDEAEIVALLGAAKPGVFTCRKSQVCVGQSREGWTVAVVEAPELVPILCKGADLIVVATRRPLAACPSGVAVIVTGQTLRRTGAIEIYADQRQPGEPHMRVEASFASTERPWQRHRRYDWRSGDFLPSAPNL; encoded by the coding sequence ATGGGGGAGGGCCAGGCACAGGCGGTAGCGCGCGACGAGGAGCGCAGCGCTTGGCGCTTACTCGATGACAACGCTCCGGTTCCAACCGCCGATTTGGCTGTACAAGGCGCCGCTCTCCGAAGCCCGCCGGTGCGATACGGTCTGATCATCCGCCGTCGGACCGTTCGGGCGGCAACATCGATTTCACGCAGCATGCGCGCCGCAGCGGCGGAGGAGCAAGAATTCGGCCACGGTTTCGTGCTGATCCCGGTGCTGCTTGCCCTTGGCGCTCTGGCTTGGTTCGATCTGCCCGGAACCGTCAGAATTGCCGAACTTGCAGCGCTGCTTTGCGTTTTCGGCATGTCTACTCTTCTCTGCCGGGGAGATTTCCGCCGCTGGCGTCCCTTCGCTCTTGCACCCGCGCTCTTCACGGCTGGCATGCTGCTCGCCGCAGCCGAAACGGCGCGGCTCGATACCGTCATTCTCGACGGCCCTGTGACGACCAATGTTCGTGGGACAGTGATCTCGCGGGAGCCGGACGACAAGGGCCGCTGGCGGTATCTTGTCGAAATTCAGGAAACGTCCGGACCGCGGCTGCGCAGACCTCCGGCGCGGGCGACACTGCTTGCGCGAAGCCGCCACGAGCCCTTTCAGGTGGGGGCGGCGCTGGAAGGCAAAGCCCGCCTCTCGCCGCCCTCGGGGCCGGCGCTGCCGGGGCTCAATGATTTCGCCTTCGACGCCTATTTCAAAGGAGTCGGGGCCGTCGGCTTCTTCTATGGCGCCCCGCGAGTTCCGGCGGAAAGCATGGTTGCCGAGCGGCAGCAATCCTCTCTGCCCGCGCGCACAAGCGCCTTTCTCACGATGATGCGCGAGGCGGCCGGCAACCGCATCCGGGCGGCGATCGGCGGCGACACCGGAGCGATCGCGGCGGCGCTCGTGACCGGTGAGGAGCGTGCTATCAGCCGCGAGACCGTGGAGGCGCTTCGCGCCGCCGGTCTGTCGCACGTCCTTGCGATCTCGGGGCTCAACATGGTGCTGGCAGCAGGCACCTTTCTGATCGGCGCGCGAACGCTCTTGAGCTTCGTTCCCGGCGTTGCGGAGAGATTTCCGATCAAGAAGATCGCGGCCGCCGGCGCCCTGCTCATGGTTTTTCTCTACATCCTGATTTCCGGTGGCGCGGTTTCAGCGCTCAGGTCCTGGATCATGATCTCGATCATGCTCGTCGCCGTCTTCTTCGACCGCATCTCGATCAGTCTGCGCAATGTCGCGCTTGCTGCGCTCGTCATCATAACCTGGAAGCCTTCGGCCGTTGCCGGACCGGGATTTCAGATGTCCTTTGCGGCCACCCTAGCACTTGTTGCGGGCTATGCCCGCTGGCGCGACCACAGGGCAAAGGACCGCGAGGCCAACACGAAGCGGGGAGGTTGGGGAGCGGCGTCGAGTCTCGCCACGGGCATTGTGGCGACCTCTGTCATCGGCGGATTGGCAACGGCCGTCTATGCGGCCGCCCATTTCCACAGGCTGCCCGCTTACGGACTGGCGGCCAATATTGCAGCGGCACCGCTGATCAGCGTTCTTGTGATGCCATTTGCGCTTTTCGCGATGCTGCTGATGCCCTTTGGGCTTGAGCACTATCCCCTGATGGTGATGGGGCAGGCCCTCGACTGGATGCTTTCAGTGGCGCGATACGTGGCGTCTCTTGACGGCGAATGGATGACGGGCCGCGTCGGCAACGCCAGCTTCTTTCTTGTCGCCTTCGGTGGCGTTCTGCTTTGTGTGTTGAGAACGCGGTTGGCGCTCGCGGGGGCGGGGCTGATCCTCCTGGGCGGATCGGCGATCGCTCTGGAGCGGAATGTGGAGCGCCCGTCGATCGCGATATCGGAAGACGGACAACTGGTGGGCCTGATTGCCGGAGGCACGATCGCGACCAATCGGAGCCGGCCACCAGAATTCGTGTTCTCGCAATGGCAGCGGGCACTAGCCGCCCGGGACCACACGGCGCCGCTCGAAATTCCGGCGATCGGCCCCGAAAGGACTGGAGCGCCAAAGCTCGTCCGACAGCCCGACGAAGCGGAGATTGTCGCTCTCCTTGGCGCGGCGAAGCCCGGCGTCTTTACCTGCCGAAAGAGCCAAGTCTGCGTCGGGCAAAGCCGCGAAGGCTGGACCGTGGCGGTCGTCGAAGCACCGGAACTCGTTCCCATCCTCTGCAAAGGCGCCGATCTCATCGTTGTGGCTACACGGCGCCCCCTCGCAGCCTGTCCCTCCGGCGTGGCGGTGATCGTAACGGGTCAGACCTTGCGACGGACCGGTGCGATCGAAATCTATGCCGACCAAAGGCAGCCGGGAGAGCCGCACATGCGCGTGGAGGCGTCGTTCGCCTCGACTGAAAGACCCTGGCAGCGTCATCGCCGCTACGATTGGCGCAGCGGCGACTTCCTGCCCTCGGCGCCGAACCTCTGA
- the exbD gene encoding TonB system transport protein ExbD codes for MAGRISEGSGDLDENSEINVTPFIDVMLVLLIIFMVAAPLATVDMKVDLPQSVARPTPRDDKPVFVTLKADLSLAVGNEETARETFVSELKRITNGNTETRVLLRADKLIDYGELMTVMNLIQNAGYGKIALVGLEAAPGG; via the coding sequence ATGGCGGGAAGAATCTCGGAAGGCAGTGGCGATCTTGACGAAAACAGCGAGATCAACGTCACGCCCTTCATCGACGTCATGCTCGTGCTGCTCATTATCTTTATGGTGGCCGCGCCGCTCGCAACGGTCGATATGAAGGTCGATTTGCCGCAATCGGTCGCAAGACCTACGCCACGGGACGACAAGCCGGTTTTTGTGACGCTGAAGGCCGATCTCTCTCTCGCGGTCGGCAATGAGGAGACGGCCCGCGAGACCTTCGTTTCGGAACTCAAGCGGATCACGAACGGCAACACGGAGACCCGCGTGCTCCTGCGCGCCGATAAGCTCATCGACTACGGCGAGCTGATGACGGTAATGAACCTCATACAGAATGCCGGCTATGGCAAGATCGCGCTGGTCGGGCTCGAAGCCGCGCCCGGCGGCTGA
- the fabZ gene encoding 3-hydroxyacyl-ACP dehydratase FabZ translates to MNEAATVLGTADIQEILKLLPHRYPFLLVDRIIEIDGDNSAIGIKNVTANEPHFTGHFPEKPIMPGVLLIEGMAQTAGAICARKTGIGSNLVYFMTIDNARFRKPVVPGDQVEFHVTKHKQRGNIWKFHCDAKVDGQLVAEADIGAMIVSKEDA, encoded by the coding sequence ATGAATGAGGCTGCAACTGTTCTCGGGACGGCGGATATACAGGAGATCCTGAAGCTTCTTCCCCATCGCTATCCCTTCCTTCTTGTCGACCGCATCATCGAGATCGACGGTGACAATTCGGCGATCGGGATCAAGAACGTGACGGCGAACGAGCCGCACTTTACCGGGCACTTCCCGGAAAAGCCGATCATGCCGGGCGTTCTGCTGATCGAAGGCATGGCGCAGACGGCAGGGGCAATCTGCGCCCGCAAGACCGGGATCGGCAGCAACCTCGTCTATTTCATGACGATCGACAATGCCCGTTTCCGCAAGCCGGTGGTGCCGGGCGATCAGGTCGAGTTCCATGTCACGAAGCACAAGCAGCGGGGCAATATCTGGAAATTTCACTGTGATGCAAAAGTTGACGGGCAACTCGTCGCGGAAGCTGATATCGGCGCGATGATAGTCAGCAAGGAAGACGCCTGA
- the lpxD gene encoding UDP-3-O-(3-hydroxymyristoyl)glucosamine N-acyltransferase codes for MEQNWFFPPHQGIRLGDLANQIGAELLDTAAADRAVRSVAPVYRAKPGEICYMLSRKSRDELESCHASAIICDKAIASIVPDTIPVLLASKPHTAFALAGALLHENALRPSYNTSERGVAPGAFVDPTARLEAGVEVEPMAVIGAGAEIGSGTRIAAGAVIGPGVRIGRDCTISAGASILCALVGNNVIVHPGARIGQDGFGYAPGPKGGMIKIVQVGRVIIQDHVEIGANTTIDRGTMDDTVIGEGTKIDNLVQIGHNVRIGRYCGIVSQVGIAGSARIGDGVMIGGGTGVNGHISIGDGVQIAAMSGVASDVPAGERYGGIPARPMRDFLRDVAEMALRASERQKKKGGKDE; via the coding sequence ATGGAACAGAATTGGTTTTTTCCGCCCCATCAGGGGATTCGTTTGGGCGACCTGGCGAATCAGATTGGGGCGGAGTTGCTGGACACGGCCGCCGCCGACCGTGCCGTTCGCTCGGTGGCGCCGGTTTACCGCGCAAAGCCCGGCGAGATCTGTTACATGCTCTCGCGCAAGAGCCGCGACGAGCTGGAGAGCTGTCACGCCTCCGCGATCATCTGCGACAAGGCGATTGCCTCGATCGTCCCCGACACCATCCCTGTGCTCCTGGCTTCGAAGCCGCATACGGCATTCGCGCTCGCCGGCGCCTTGCTTCACGAGAATGCGCTGCGTCCGTCATACAACACGAGCGAGCGCGGTGTCGCGCCCGGAGCTTTCGTCGATCCGACGGCGCGGCTGGAAGCGGGCGTCGAGGTCGAGCCAATGGCGGTCATTGGCGCCGGCGCCGAGATCGGCAGCGGGACACGCATTGCAGCCGGGGCGGTGATCGGACCGGGCGTACGGATCGGCCGCGATTGCACGATTTCCGCCGGCGCGAGCATCCTTTGCGCGCTGGTCGGCAACAACGTCATTGTCCATCCCGGCGCGCGGATCGGCCAGGACGGATTCGGTTATGCACCGGGTCCGAAAGGTGGAATGATCAAAATCGTTCAGGTTGGACGCGTGATCATTCAGGACCACGTCGAGATTGGTGCCAACACCACCATCGATCGCGGTACCATGGACGACACGGTGATCGGCGAAGGCACGAAGATCGACAATCTCGTGCAGATTGGCCACAACGTCCGCATCGGCCGTTATTGCGGCATCGTCAGTCAGGTGGGCATCGCCGGCAGCGCGCGCATCGGCGATGGCGTGATGATTGGCGGCGGCACCGGGGTCAATGGTCATATCAGCATCGGAGATGGAGTGCAGATTGCGGCCATGAGCGGCGTCGCGAGCGATGTCCCGGCAGGCGAGCGCTACGGCGGAATTCCGGCGCGGCCGATGCGGGACTTCCTGCGCGACGTGGCTGAGATGGCGTTGCGGGCAAGCGAGAGGCAGAAGAAAAAGGGTGGCAAGGATGAATGA
- the lpxB gene encoding lipid-A-disaccharide synthase, which translates to MTDRGHRLAVIAGEVSGDLLGADLVRALRARVDGVELVGVGGEALEAEGLRSLFDYSELSIMGFAQVLANLPKLLLRIRQTAQAIIAARPDALVIIDSPDFTHRVARRVRAALPELPVINYVCPSVWAWKAERAPRMRAYVDHVLAVLPFEPEVMRRLGGPPTSYVGHRLASDKNVLAVRKRQRERRQAQEQQREGKTCLLLPGSRGSEVTRLLPIFRGTVEELAERHKDIRFLLPTVPRQESRVRALTACWKVLPEISVAADKKWEAFGEADAAIAASGTVILELALAGVPVVSTYYADWLVSLLHARIRIWTAALPNLIADFPVVPEYFNKMIRPAVLTRWFERLSSDTAQRRAMLDGFALVQQRMATDRPPGEKAAEIVLEYLQRKRPGHC; encoded by the coding sequence ATGACGGATCGGGGCCACAGGTTGGCGGTCATTGCCGGCGAAGTTTCCGGGGATTTGCTTGGCGCAGATCTCGTGCGTGCGCTCCGCGCCCGTGTTGATGGGGTCGAGCTTGTCGGTGTCGGCGGCGAAGCGCTCGAGGCCGAAGGCCTTCGATCCCTGTTCGACTACTCCGAACTGTCGATCATGGGCTTCGCCCAGGTTCTTGCGAACCTGCCGAAGCTTCTGCTGCGCATCCGCCAGACCGCACAGGCGATCATTGCCGCGCGCCCCGATGCCCTGGTGATCATCGATAGCCCCGATTTCACCCATCGGGTTGCGCGGCGCGTGCGCGCCGCGTTACCGGAATTGCCGGTGATCAACTATGTCTGCCCCAGCGTCTGGGCGTGGAAGGCAGAACGGGCACCGCGGATGCGGGCCTATGTCGATCACGTACTCGCGGTGCTGCCCTTCGAACCGGAGGTCATGCGCCGTCTCGGCGGCCCGCCGACGAGCTATGTCGGGCACCGGCTCGCATCGGACAAGAACGTGCTGGCCGTTCGGAAGCGGCAACGCGAAAGGCGGCAGGCGCAGGAGCAGCAGCGTGAGGGCAAAACCTGCCTGCTGCTGCCGGGATCGCGCGGGAGCGAAGTGACCCGTTTGCTGCCGATCTTTCGCGGGACCGTCGAGGAACTCGCCGAACGGCACAAGGACATTCGTTTCCTGCTGCCGACGGTTCCGCGCCAGGAAAGCCGCGTGAGGGCTCTGACGGCGTGCTGGAAGGTGCTGCCCGAAATATCCGTCGCCGCCGACAAGAAGTGGGAGGCATTTGGGGAGGCTGACGCTGCGATCGCCGCTTCGGGTACCGTCATTCTGGAACTGGCGCTTGCCGGCGTGCCGGTCGTTTCGACCTACTATGCCGACTGGCTCGTCAGTCTCCTGCATGCGCGGATCCGGATATGGACCGCAGCACTTCCCAATCTCATTGCCGATTTTCCCGTCGTGCCCGAATATTTCAACAAGATGATCCGACCGGCGGTGCTGACGCGGTGGTTCGAGCGCCTTTCGAGCGACACGGCGCAACGCCGGGCGATGCTCGACGGTTTCGCCCTCGTGCAGCAGCGCATGGCGACCGACCGTCCGCCCGGCGAGAAGGCGGCGGAAATCGTCCTTGAATATCTTCAAAGAAAAAGGCCCGGCCATTGCTGA